The sequence CTGCCGAAGTTGTCGACGAAGAACGAGAAGCCGACCGACACGAGCAGGAACAGGACCGTGGCCAGGACCGCCCCGGGCGAGAGCCACGACCACCGGGCGTCCTCCCGGTCCGGTGCCAGCCGGTACAGCACGGCGAGCGACACGACGATGAGCAGCGCGAGGAGCGTCCACCGGGCCACCTGGGCGCCGATCGTCCCGGCGACCCCCAGCCCGAGGGAGTCGATGACGGGCGGCACCACCGCGATGAGGCCCACGGCCACCCCGAAGAAGACGATGGCGCCGAGCGTGAGCGCCAGCGCCAGCGCCCGGCCCTTCACGAAGCCGCGGTCGTCGGTCTCGTCGTAGGCCAGGTTCAGCCCCTTCACGAGCATCCCGACCCCGCCCGAGGCGCTCCACAGCGCACCGAGGATCGAGACCACCAGGGAGATGCTGAGGGTCGACGACTCGCTGTCGGCGATGGACTCGAGCTGGGTGCTGATCAGGTCCCGTGCGGAGGCGGGGAGGGTCTCGGCCAGGTCAGCGGCGTGCTGGGCGGCGGTGCCGGGGTCGGTGACGAGCCCGTAGATGCTGATCGCGGCGATCATCGCCGGGAACAGCGCCAGCAGGCCGGCGAAGGCCACCGCCGCGGCGATCATCGGCACGTTGTCGGCGGACACCTCCTTCCCGGTCCGCTTCAGGACCGCGACCCATCCGCTGCCCGAGATCTCGGTCGGGGTGCGAGCCAGGTGGCCGTCCGCGCCGCCGCGGCTGCCAGTCCCCTCGACCTCGTCGACGGTCGGCCCGGTCGCGGCGGGGCCCGTCGCCGTCGGGTCGATCGCGACCGGCTGCACATCCGCGGTCCCAGCGGCGCCCGCCGCGGTCTCGGGGTCCGTCGGTCGGTCGCTGGCGCTGCTGCGGCTGGCCAGCACGGTGCGTGCCGCGAGCCCGATCCCGAACAGCATCAGCAGCCTGCGGATCATCGGGCACCTCGGCGGTGGCGGACGGCGACCGGTCGGGCGGGGGCGGGTGCGGTGGCGCGCATGTCGGGTCCTCCTGTGCAGCGGTCGGGCTGCACCCCATCCCTGCCCCGTCCCCGAGGGGTGGAACCCGAACCCACGCGCTGGCGGGCCGAGGACATCGCGGTGCTAGCGTCGGTGCCCATGGCCATGCGCACCGCACCCGTCGTCGCCGTCGGACTGCTCGGCGGCTACCTGACCGCCCGCGAGACCGGCAACCGACCCCTCGGCGGTGCGGTCCTCGCCGCCGCCGGCGTGGTCGCCGGCCGTCGCTGGCAGCGCACGGTCGGGCCCGCCGCCACCGCCGGGCTGACGGCGGTGTACCTCCTCGGGTTCGGGGCGTCCCACCCGCTCGCGAAGAAGATCGGGGCGTGGCCGTCCGTGCTCAGCGCCGCGGCGACCAGCGCGCTCGCCGCGCACGTCGTGGCCGATCGCCGGGCCTGAGCCCTGCTCAGCCCCGGGCGATCCCGTGGATCCGCGTCCGGGTGTGCACGTTCTGCCAGCCGGTGTCGATCGGGTCGCAGGTCACGTCGTCGAAGACCCGGTGGACGACCGCGCCCAGGTCGCGGTCGACCTGGCAGCCGTTGAACACGTAGGTGTGCACGCCGCGGAGCAGCCGCTGCCCCCATCGCGTCGCGGTCCCCTCCGGCGCGCGGACGTGCTCGTAGAACACGTACTGCCCGCCGGGGGCGAGGATGCGGCGCACCTCCGCGACCGCGGCGTCCGGATCGCCGACCCCGCAGAGGACCAGCGTGCCGACCACGCTCGGGACCGCGTCGTCCCCGAGGTCGATCGCCTCCGCGGACCGGGTGCGCACCTCGAGGTCCACGCCGGCGTCGGCCGCCGCTCGCCGCAGCGGCTCGTGCATCGCCACGTTCGGCTCGATCCCGATCACCGCGGTGCCGGCCGGGTAGTAGGGCATGTTCGCCCCCGCGCCCGGGCCGATCTCGACCACGGGGCTGGCGAGGTCGCCGAGCACCCGCCGCTTCCACGCGATCACCGCGGCCGGCTCGAGGTCACCGGAGCGGCGCATCAGCCGCGCCTCGAACCGGTCCCGTCGGGTCGGTCGCGGCGTGGCGTCGGCGGGCGGCTCGGACATGGTGGCGGAGCCTAGTGCGCCCGGTCGCGTGCGGTGGCGGGTGCAGGATGGCCTGGTGAGATCCGTCCCGGTGCGCGTGGTCGTGGTCGTCGTCGCGGCGCTGGCGGCCGGCTGCGTCGCCGGCGGCACCCCCGGTGATCCGCCTGAACCCGACCGCCCGGCCCTCGACGAAGGGGGGGCGGGCGCCACCACACCCGCGCTGGCCGGACCCGAGTCGACGAGCGCGGCCTGTCCCGACGTCCTCGACGCGGCCGACGCGACCTGCGCGCTGCTGGTCGTGCCCGAGGCGCGGGGTCGGCCCGCCGGTCCGGTCGTCGAGGTCGCCTACGCGGTGCTGGCGGCGACCGAGTCCCCCGAGCGGGTGGGGCCGGACCCGCCCCCGCTCGTGGTGCTGCCGGACGGCCCCGGCCAGAGCGGCCTGGCGGACGCCGCCAGCTGGATCGCCTCACCGCTCCGCGCCGGCCGGGAGGTCGTCCTGATCGACCCTCGGGGGACGGGCCGGTCCTTCCCCTCCCTGGACTGCGGCCAGCCGCCGCGGCCTGGTGCCCTGCCGCCGGACCTGGTGGAGGACTGCCGGCGCCAGCTCGACGCCGAGGCGGTCGACCGACGCGCCTACGACACCGCCGCGATGGCCGCGGACGTCCTCGACCTGCGCCAGGTCCTCGACGTGCCCGCCATCGACCTGCTCGGCGTCGGGCACGGCGCGCGCATCGCGCTCGCGGTGATCGACCGCGAGCCGGAGGTCGTCCGGGCCGCCGTCCTGGACTCGCCCGTGCCGCCGGAGGCCGACGTCTACGCCGACCGGCCCCGCACCGCCCAGTCCGTGCTGAACCGGCTCTTCGACACCTGCGCAGAGGACCGGGGCTGCGAGCGGCGCTTCGGAGCCATCGGCCCGGCCGTGGAGCAGGTGGTCGAGGCGCTGAACGACGACGTCGGCGAGACCGGCGGGGTCAGCGGCGACGACCTCGCCCTGGCTGCGGTCGCCGCGCTCCGGGGCGCCGGCCCGGCGGAGGTCCCCGCCGCCCTGTCACTCGCCGTGGACGGCGAGCCGGAGGCGGCGCTGGCCCGCCTGCAGGAGGTGGCGATCGCGGGTGCGGCGGTCCCCTCGTCGGCGTTCGCCGAGGGGCTGCGGCTGTCGTCGGACTGCCGGGACGAGGTGCCCTCCTCCGCCGTGGCGGGCGGCGGCGGGGGCGGTGACGACGGCCTC comes from Euzebya sp. and encodes:
- a CDS encoding alpha/beta fold hydrolase, which produces MRSVPVRVVVVVVAALAAGCVAGGTPGDPPEPDRPALDEGGAGATTPALAGPESTSAACPDVLDAADATCALLVVPEARGRPAGPVVEVAYAVLAATESPERVGPDPPPLVVLPDGPGQSGLADAASWIASPLRAGREVVLIDPRGTGRSFPSLDCGQPPRPGALPPDLVEDCRRQLDAEAVDRRAYDTAAMAADVLDLRQVLDVPAIDLLGVGHGARIALAVIDREPEVVRAAVLDSPVPPEADVYADRPRTAQSVLNRLFDTCAEDRGCERRFGAIGPAVEQVVEALNDDVGETGGVSGDDLALAAVAALRGAGPAEVPAALSLAVDGEPEAALARLQEVAIAGAAVPSSAFAEGLRLSSDCRDEVPSSAVAGGGGGGDDGLGPVGLAVATDVERLVAACALWDVGSAGEGADDPVTADVFALVLSGEFDPLSPPAWGAATATGLDGTVVQVDGAGHRVHDVSECTLAIVDAFLLRPGATVDDGCTEQAGIDFVLG
- a CDS encoding YihY/virulence factor BrkB family protein gives rise to the protein MIRRLLMLFGIGLAARTVLASRSSASDRPTDPETAAGAAGTADVQPVAIDPTATGPAATGPTVDEVEGTGSRGGADGHLARTPTEISGSGWVAVLKRTGKEVSADNVPMIAAAVAFAGLLALFPAMIAAISIYGLVTDPGTAAQHAADLAETLPASARDLISTQLESIADSESSTLSISLVVSILGALWSASGGVGMLVKGLNLAYDETDDRGFVKGRALALALTLGAIVFFGVAVGLIAVVPPVIDSLGLGVAGTIGAQVARWTLLALLIVVSLAVLYRLAPDREDARWSWLSPGAVLATVLFLLVSVGFSFFVDNFGSYGETYGAIAGVIVLMLWLQLSALVILVGAELNAESERQTARDTTTGAPRPLGQRGAEPADTVAA
- a CDS encoding class I SAM-dependent methyltransferase; the protein is MSEPPADATPRPTRRDRFEARLMRRSGDLEPAAVIAWKRRVLGDLASPVVEIGPGAGANMPYYPAGTAVIGIEPNVAMHEPLRRAAADAGVDLEVRTRSAEAIDLGDDAVPSVVGTLVLCGVGDPDAAVAEVRRILAPGGQYVFYEHVRAPEGTATRWGQRLLRGVHTYVFNGCQVDRDLGAVVHRVFDDVTCDPIDTGWQNVHTRTRIHGIARG